The proteins below come from a single Roseiflexus sp. RS-1 genomic window:
- the trpD gene encoding anthranilate phosphoribosyltransferase, which produces MPIRDQIIQIVRGHDLSEDQAAEAMEEIMTGMATPAQVAALLTALHLKGETDAEIAGMARVMRAKAIPVHFDAPLLDTCGTGGDGAGTFNISTTAAFIAAGAGAIVAKHGNRAMSSVCGSADVLEGLGVNIELDAASVARCLDQAGIGFMFAQKFHPAMRFVGPVRREIGIRTVFNILGPLSNPAHARHQVLGVADPALAEKMARALHLLGTQHALVIHGHGGLDELTLSGPNLVIDVRAGHTPRRYEVTAADLGLAPAPREALRGGDVSVNVAIVRGILSGEDQSARRDVALLNAAAALVAADRAADLRDGLHQARHSLESGAALARLERLITVSRGGEG; this is translated from the coding sequence ATGCCAATCCGTGATCAGATCATTCAGATCGTTCGGGGCCACGATCTCAGCGAAGACCAGGCTGCCGAAGCGATGGAAGAAATCATGACCGGCATGGCGACGCCAGCGCAGGTTGCGGCGCTGCTCACGGCGCTCCACCTGAAGGGCGAAACCGACGCCGAAATTGCCGGTATGGCGCGCGTGATGCGGGCTAAAGCTATTCCAGTTCACTTCGACGCGCCGCTGCTCGACACATGCGGCACCGGCGGCGACGGCGCCGGAACATTCAACATCTCGACGACCGCCGCCTTCATCGCCGCCGGCGCAGGCGCGATTGTCGCCAAACACGGCAACCGCGCTATGTCGAGTGTCTGCGGTTCCGCCGACGTTCTCGAAGGGCTGGGGGTCAACATCGAACTGGACGCCGCCAGTGTGGCGCGCTGTCTGGATCAGGCGGGCATCGGCTTTATGTTCGCACAAAAGTTTCACCCTGCGATGCGCTTCGTTGGTCCGGTGCGCCGCGAGATCGGCATCCGCACTGTATTCAACATTCTCGGACCGCTGAGCAATCCGGCGCATGCGCGCCACCAGGTGCTCGGCGTCGCCGACCCGGCGCTGGCGGAAAAGATGGCACGGGCACTGCACCTGCTCGGCACACAGCACGCGCTGGTCATCCACGGGCATGGTGGTCTCGACGAACTGACGCTCAGCGGACCGAACCTGGTGATCGACGTGCGCGCCGGTCACACGCCGCGACGCTACGAAGTCACTGCCGCCGATCTGGGGCTTGCTCCCGCCCCGCGCGAAGCGCTGCGCGGCGGTGATGTGTCCGTCAATGTCGCCATCGTGCGCGGCATTCTTTCCGGCGAGGATCAGAGCGCGCGACGTGATGTCGCGCTGTTGAACGCCGCCGCCGCCCTGGTTGCCGCCGACCGCGCCGCCGACCTGCGCGACGGACTGCACCAGGCGCGCCACAGCCTGGAGAGCGGCGCAGCTCTGGCACGCCTGGAGCGGCTGATCACGGTCAGCCGGGGGGGTGAAGGTTGA
- a CDS encoding anthranilate synthase component II has product MILLLDNYDSFTYNLYQYLSELGAQVIVRRNDELTVGDVAALAPEKIVISPGPCTPNEAGISVALIRELGATIPILGVCLGHQAIGAAYGGAVVRAPKVMHGKLSAIHHNGQGVFTGLPDPFLATRYHSLIVRRDDLPACLSITAWTDDGLIMGLRHRDYPVQGVQFHPESIMTEAGKELLRNFLTGR; this is encoded by the coding sequence ATGATACTCCTCCTCGACAACTATGACTCCTTCACCTACAATCTCTACCAGTACCTGAGCGAACTGGGAGCGCAGGTGATCGTCAGGCGCAACGATGAACTGACCGTCGGTGATGTGGCGGCGCTCGCACCGGAGAAGATCGTCATTTCACCCGGACCATGCACCCCGAACGAGGCTGGCATCAGTGTCGCCCTCATTCGTGAACTCGGCGCAACCATTCCCATCCTTGGCGTCTGTCTGGGGCACCAGGCAATCGGCGCGGCGTATGGCGGCGCCGTCGTGCGCGCGCCGAAGGTGATGCACGGGAAACTTTCCGCCATTCACCACAACGGTCAGGGGGTGTTCACCGGTCTCCCCGATCCGTTCCTGGCGACGCGCTACCATTCGCTCATTGTGCGCCGCGACGACCTGCCTGCCTGCCTGAGCATCACTGCCTGGACGGACGACGGGTTGATCATGGGGCTGCGCCACCGCGATTATCCGGTGCAGGGCGTGCAATTCCACCCCGAGTCGATCATGACCGAGGCAGGGAAGGAGTTGCTGCGCAACTTTCTGACAGGACGTTGA
- the trpE gene encoding anthranilate synthase component I, whose product MKLTPSLSDMRALVGQGNLCPIYAEVLADLETPVSAFLKVAREPWSFLLESVEGGQHIARYSFIGAEPYLTLRFDQGIASAVQGGYKQTLPYTDPLRVLHSYLSAYRPVRLPDLPRFVGGAVGYFSYETVCAFERLPRPEKRGYAMPEGLWQFVDTLLVFDHLRHKIKVLTHVHLDDPDLEGAYRRAATRIEALIERLRQPLPIHNQALPASGREMPDHTFSFVANYDPWPPDAPEPVAVASNVTRDEYMRRVEIAKEYIAAGDIFQVVPSQRFSRPVRVHPFAIYRALRTINPSPYMFYLHTPEGDLVGASPELLVRVEEGVVTTHPIAGTRRRGKDPEEDARLAQELLADEKERAEHLMLVDLGRNDLGRVSEPGTVRVSSFMEVEKFSHVMHLVSHVTGKLRSDMTALDALRAVFPAGTVSGAPKIRAMEIIAELEGEQRGVYAGAVGYVGFNGDLDTCIALRTMVVKDGIAYVQAGGGVVADSDPAAEYEESCNKAAALLRAIDAAEGEV is encoded by the coding sequence ATGAAACTGACCCCATCGCTGAGCGATATGCGCGCACTGGTCGGTCAGGGCAACCTGTGCCCGATCTACGCTGAAGTGCTTGCCGACCTGGAGACGCCGGTGTCGGCATTCCTCAAGGTGGCGCGTGAACCGTGGAGTTTTCTGCTTGAGTCAGTTGAGGGCGGGCAGCATATTGCGCGCTACTCGTTTATCGGCGCAGAACCATACCTGACGCTGCGGTTCGATCAGGGGATCGCCAGCGCGGTGCAGGGCGGGTACAAGCAGACGTTGCCCTACACTGATCCGCTCCGGGTGCTGCACTCCTACCTGAGCGCCTACCGTCCGGTGCGCCTGCCCGACCTGCCGCGCTTCGTCGGCGGCGCGGTCGGGTACTTCAGTTATGAGACGGTCTGCGCCTTCGAGCGCCTGCCGCGCCCGGAGAAACGCGGGTATGCCATGCCCGAAGGGTTGTGGCAATTCGTCGATACGTTGCTGGTGTTCGACCATCTGCGCCATAAGATCAAGGTGCTGACCCACGTGCATCTGGACGATCCGGATCTCGAAGGGGCGTACCGACGCGCCGCGACGCGGATCGAGGCGTTGATCGAGCGCCTGCGACAACCGCTGCCGATCCATAATCAGGCGCTTCCGGCATCAGGGCGCGAGATGCCGGATCATACGTTTTCTTTCGTGGCAAACTACGATCCCTGGCCCCCCGATGCACCTGAGCCGGTCGCCGTCGCATCGAACGTCACCCGCGATGAGTACATGCGACGAGTCGAGATCGCCAAGGAGTACATCGCAGCTGGCGACATCTTTCAGGTCGTGCCATCGCAACGCTTCAGTCGCCCGGTGCGTGTGCATCCCTTCGCCATCTACCGCGCCCTGCGGACGATCAACCCATCGCCGTATATGTTCTACCTCCACACCCCCGAAGGCGACCTGGTCGGCGCATCGCCGGAATTGCTGGTGCGCGTCGAGGAAGGAGTCGTCACCACCCATCCGATTGCGGGCACGCGCCGCCGCGGCAAAGACCCCGAAGAGGACGCGCGCCTGGCGCAGGAATTGCTGGCAGACGAAAAGGAGCGCGCCGAGCATCTGATGCTCGTCGATCTGGGACGCAACGACCTGGGGCGCGTGTCGGAACCGGGGACGGTGCGTGTATCCTCATTTATGGAGGTTGAAAAGTTCAGCCATGTCATGCACCTGGTGAGCCACGTGACGGGCAAACTGCGCAGCGATATGACGGCGCTCGACGCGCTGCGGGCGGTGTTTCCCGCCGGAACCGTCAGCGGTGCACCGAAGATCCGCGCTATGGAGATCATTGCCGAACTCGAAGGTGAGCAGCGCGGCGTCTATGCTGGCGCCGTCGGTTACGTCGGCTTCAACGGCGACCTCGACACCTGCATCGCGCTGCGCACCATGGTCGTCAAGGATGGGATCGCCTATGTGCAGGCGGGCGGCGGCGTGGTGGCGGACAGCGACCCGGCAGCCGAGTACGAGGAAAGTTGCAATAAGGCGGCGGCGCTCCTGCGCGCCATTGATGCAGCGGAGGGCGAAGTATGA
- the trpS gene encoding tryptophan--tRNA ligase, with translation MNQPKKRILTGDRPTGRMHLGHYVGTLANRVRLQDEYECFFLVADLHMLTTRTELERLRQTGENIRHVVLDNLSVGIDPEKSTYFLQSMVPAISEIALIFGMLTTVPRLQRVPTLKEVMQDLHIEQPSYGLLGYPVLMAADILCVRADLVPVGKDQASHLEVTREIARRFNTLYGEVLPEPETLIGDVPTLVGIDGQAKMSKSLDNAIYLSDDARTVEEKVRRMYTDPNRVRADVPGRVEGNPVFIYHDAFNPNVDEVNDLKERYRQGKVGDVEVKRKLAAAINAFLEPIRERRAQYERNPRIVEEILAAGSARARVEADETLNRMKEAMGLKFI, from the coding sequence ATGAATCAACCCAAAAAACGTATTCTGACCGGCGACCGCCCAACCGGGCGCATGCACCTGGGGCACTATGTCGGCACGCTGGCGAACCGGGTGCGGTTGCAGGATGAGTATGAGTGCTTCTTCCTGGTCGCCGACCTGCATATGCTCACCACCCGCACCGAACTTGAGCGGTTGCGGCAGACCGGCGAGAACATTCGCCATGTGGTGCTCGATAATCTGAGCGTCGGGATCGACCCGGAGAAATCGACCTACTTTTTGCAATCGATGGTGCCGGCAATCAGCGAAATTGCGCTGATCTTCGGCATGCTGACGACCGTGCCGCGCCTGCAACGTGTGCCGACGCTGAAGGAGGTGATGCAGGATTTGCACATCGAACAGCCGTCGTATGGGTTGCTGGGGTATCCGGTGCTCATGGCCGCCGACATCCTCTGTGTGCGCGCCGATCTGGTGCCGGTCGGCAAGGATCAGGCGTCGCACCTGGAGGTGACGCGCGAAATTGCACGCCGCTTCAATACGCTGTATGGCGAGGTGCTGCCCGAACCCGAAACGCTGATCGGCGATGTGCCGACGCTGGTGGGGATCGATGGTCAGGCAAAAATGTCGAAGAGCCTGGATAACGCCATCTACCTGAGCGACGACGCCCGAACGGTTGAAGAGAAGGTGCGTCGGATGTACACCGATCCGAACCGTGTGCGCGCCGATGTTCCCGGCAGGGTCGAAGGGAACCCGGTCTTCATCTACCACGACGCCTTCAATCCGAATGTGGACGAGGTGAATGACCTGAAAGAACGCTATCGTCAGGGGAAAGTCGGCGATGTTGAGGTCAAACGTAAACTCGCCGCTGCAATCAATGCGTTCCTTGAGCCGATCCGCGAGCGACGCGCGCAGTACGAACGCAATCCGCGCATCGTCGAGGAAATCCTGGCTGCCGGTTCTGCCCGCGCGCGCGTTGAAGCCGATGAGACGCTCAACCGCATGAAAGAAGCGATGGGGTTGAAGTTTATCTGA
- a CDS encoding sugar phosphate isomerase/epimerase family protein: MYLAYMNHPARSILDEARWAAANGFEALDLTIEGPAALLDSFDPAELRAILDAAGMRVVGHTAWYLPFASPVERVRRAAVEEVAASLPVFAAIGAHLVNVHISRGVSLYGNDDELKRNGASFAELAHLAEPYGIQIVVEHPPSRRFGLTEICTILDADPRLGLHLDVGHAFVAGIDLEQLIDRLGSRLWHVHFSDNRGQEDDHMPIGAGKIDWQETIRLLKRGGYDDVITLEVFDQDHDFLLLSAQKVRGWWATL; this comes from the coding sequence ATGTACCTGGCGTACATGAACCATCCCGCGCGCAGCATCCTCGATGAAGCGCGCTGGGCTGCCGCAAACGGGTTCGAGGCGCTCGACCTGACAATCGAGGGACCGGCGGCGCTGCTCGATAGTTTCGATCCGGCGGAACTGCGTGCGATCCTCGATGCTGCCGGCATGCGCGTGGTTGGTCATACCGCCTGGTATCTGCCCTTCGCCTCGCCGGTGGAGCGGGTGCGTCGCGCGGCAGTCGAGGAAGTGGCGGCGTCGCTGCCGGTCTTCGCGGCGATCGGCGCGCACCTGGTGAACGTCCATATCTCGCGCGGCGTCTCGCTCTACGGGAACGATGACGAACTGAAACGCAACGGCGCCAGTTTTGCCGAACTGGCGCACCTGGCGGAACCCTACGGCATCCAGATCGTCGTCGAGCATCCGCCGTCGCGCCGCTTCGGGCTGACGGAGATCTGCACCATTCTCGATGCCGACCCGCGTCTGGGACTGCACCTCGATGTCGGGCATGCGTTTGTGGCGGGGATCGATCTGGAGCAGTTGATCGACCGGCTCGGTTCACGGCTGTGGCACGTGCACTTCTCCGACAATCGCGGTCAGGAGGATGACCATATGCCGATTGGCGCCGGCAAGATCGACTGGCAGGAGACGATCCGCCTGCTGAAACGGGGCGGCTACGATGATGTCATCACGCTGGAAGTCTTCGACCAGGATCACGACTTTCTGCTGCTCAGCGCGCAGAAGGTGCGCGGGTGGTGGGCGACGTTGTGA
- a CDS encoding TrpB-like pyridoxal phosphate-dependent enzyme: MKTVKYLLAEDRMPTAWYNIQADLPVPPPPVLHPGTGQPIGPQDLAPLFPMALIMQEVSTGRFIEIPEEVQAIYRQWRPTPLFRARRLERALDTPARIYYKYEGVSPAGSHKPNTAVAQAYYNKQEGVKRLVTETGAGQWGSSLAMAGAFFGLEVLVFMVKVSYQQKPYRRALMEAYGARVVASPSEETNAGRMILAAHPDSTGSLGIAISEAVEVAAQDPDAKYSLGSVLNHVLLHQTVIGEEALAQMELADDYPDIIVGCTGGGSNFSGISFPFIGKKLRGERDVRVVAVEPAACPSMTRGRYAYDFGDTAKMTPLVKMHTLGHDFVPPGIHAGGLRYHGMAPLVSHLLELGVIEAINIQQLETFSAGIQFARAEGIIPAPEANHAVAGAIREALRCKEEGVSRAILFNLCGHGHFDMQAYTDYMAGKLRDYEYSEEEVAMALAGLPAVG, translated from the coding sequence ATGAAGACCGTCAAGTATCTGCTCGCCGAAGATCGGATGCCGACCGCCTGGTACAACATCCAGGCGGACCTGCCCGTACCGCCGCCGCCGGTGCTCCATCCGGGCACGGGTCAACCGATCGGTCCGCAGGATCTGGCGCCGCTCTTTCCGATGGCGCTGATCATGCAGGAGGTGAGCACCGGGCGTTTTATCGAGATACCCGAAGAGGTGCAGGCGATCTACCGTCAGTGGCGCCCGACGCCGCTGTTTCGCGCGCGCCGCCTGGAGCGGGCGCTCGACACGCCTGCCCGTATCTACTACAAGTACGAAGGAGTCAGCCCGGCGGGGAGCCATAAGCCGAATACCGCCGTGGCGCAGGCGTACTACAACAAGCAGGAAGGGGTCAAACGCCTGGTGACGGAAACCGGCGCAGGGCAGTGGGGATCGTCGCTGGCGATGGCGGGCGCGTTCTTCGGGCTTGAGGTGCTGGTCTTTATGGTGAAGGTCAGTTATCAGCAGAAGCCGTATCGACGGGCGCTGATGGAAGCATACGGCGCGCGGGTGGTCGCCAGCCCGAGTGAGGAGACGAACGCCGGGCGCATGATCCTTGCCGCCCATCCCGACAGCACCGGCAGCCTGGGGATCGCCATCTCCGAAGCCGTCGAAGTTGCGGCGCAGGACCCGGACGCGAAATACTCGCTCGGCAGCGTGCTCAACCACGTGCTGCTCCATCAGACGGTCATCGGCGAAGAGGCGCTGGCGCAGATGGAACTGGCGGACGATTACCCCGACATCATCGTCGGGTGCACCGGCGGCGGCAGCAACTTCAGCGGCATTTCGTTCCCATTCATCGGGAAGAAACTGCGCGGCGAGCGCGATGTGCGCGTGGTGGCGGTCGAACCGGCTGCCTGTCCGAGTATGACGCGCGGCAGGTATGCGTATGACTTCGGCGATACGGCAAAGATGACGCCGCTCGTCAAGATGCACACCCTGGGGCACGACTTCGTGCCGCCCGGCATCCATGCTGGCGGGTTGCGCTACCACGGTATGGCGCCGCTCGTCAGCCACCTGCTCGAACTGGGCGTCATCGAGGCGATCAATATCCAGCAACTCGAAACGTTCAGCGCTGGCATCCAGTTCGCCCGCGCCGAAGGGATCATTCCCGCGCCGGAAGCCAACCACGCCGTCGCCGGGGCGATCCGTGAGGCGCTGCGCTGCAAGGAGGAAGGGGTCAGTCGCGCGATCCTGTTCAACCTCTGCGGTCACGGGCACTTCGATATGCAGGCGTATACCGACTACATGGCAGGGAAACTGCGCGACTACGAGTACTCCGAGGAAGAGGTCGCTATGGCGCTTGCCGGGTTGCCAGCGGTTGGATAA
- a CDS encoding FHA domain-containing protein, producing MIVCPNCTAKQLDGTIFCTECGASLIDAGPPESTRELDVAAVENHQTPSTSGLPSDENTLSDHVVALIVVSNRRRIEVDLSDEVLIGRADPTRGIMPDVDLGPFGGYDAGVSRRHAILSYRDGTYRVEDLGSANGTFVNGRQIEPMRATPVQPGDEIMCGTLLLRLEGHHRKR from the coding sequence ATGATTGTCTGTCCAAACTGTACGGCAAAACAACTCGATGGCACGATCTTCTGCACTGAATGCGGCGCCAGCCTGATCGACGCCGGTCCGCCGGAGTCGACGCGCGAACTGGATGTGGCGGCGGTCGAAAATCATCAAACGCCCTCCACGTCTGGTCTGCCCTCAGACGAGAACACACTGTCGGATCACGTCGTCGCGCTGATCGTGGTGAGCAATCGACGCCGGATCGAGGTCGATCTGAGCGATGAGGTGCTGATCGGGCGGGCAGACCCGACACGCGGCATCATGCCGGATGTCGATCTGGGTCCGTTTGGCGGGTATGATGCTGGCGTCTCACGCCGCCACGCGATTCTCTCGTATCGTGACGGGACGTATCGGGTGGAGGACCTTGGCAGCGCCAACGGCACGTTCGTCAACGGTCGGCAGATCGAACCGATGCGCGCAACGCCGGTGCAGCCCGGCGATGAGATTATGTGTGGCACATTGTTGTTGCGTCTGGAAGGTCATCATCGCAAGCGATGA
- a CDS encoding VWA domain-containing protein: MTPGINLQQTLSRTMLAVGDEPQLVYVLLEAHAEGVAQQLPKLPLNLCLVLDRSSSMRGERLMQVKEAAARIVDQLGPDDYFSLVVFNDRADVVIPAQRAIKKSDLKAAIAQIEAAGGTEMAQGLALALQEVQRPFLTRGISRLILLTDGRTYGDESRCVEIARRGQSRGIGLTALGIGTEWNEDLLETMTASENSRAQYIATAQDVVKVFADEVKRLHAIFAQQVHLSLETRPGALIRSLDQVRPFIAPITIVEEEERRWAANLGDWPDTGVQGFLIEVVVPALPVGDYPVLKLTLRYHLPAANLRDQVREELIRISMRPAAEVTHRVDATVKHWLERLVAYRLQASAWKHAAEGRLAEASERLHMAGTRMLNVGDTALAHTLQQEATRILRSGAASEEGRKRIRFGTRGLIGPVASDERETGT; this comes from the coding sequence ATGACGCCAGGCATCAACCTTCAACAGACTCTGAGCCGCACAATGCTGGCAGTTGGCGATGAGCCGCAGTTAGTCTACGTCTTGCTGGAAGCGCACGCTGAAGGGGTGGCGCAGCAACTGCCAAAACTGCCGCTCAACCTGTGCCTGGTTCTCGACCGGAGTTCATCGATGCGCGGCGAACGTCTGATGCAGGTCAAAGAAGCCGCCGCGCGGATCGTTGATCAACTGGGACCCGACGATTATTTTTCGCTGGTCGTGTTCAATGATCGCGCCGATGTCGTCATTCCTGCCCAGCGCGCCATCAAAAAATCCGATCTGAAGGCGGCGATTGCGCAGATCGAAGCGGCTGGCGGCACGGAAATGGCGCAGGGTCTGGCGCTGGCGCTGCAAGAAGTGCAACGCCCCTTCCTGACACGCGGGATCAGCCGGCTTATTCTGCTGACCGACGGACGCACCTATGGCGATGAGAGTCGCTGTGTCGAAATTGCGCGCCGTGGACAATCGCGCGGCATCGGATTGACGGCGCTGGGGATCGGGACGGAGTGGAATGAAGACCTGCTCGAAACAATGACCGCCAGCGAAAACAGTCGCGCGCAGTACATCGCCACCGCTCAGGATGTCGTCAAAGTGTTCGCCGATGAGGTGAAACGTCTGCATGCCATCTTTGCGCAACAGGTGCACCTCTCGCTCGAAACACGCCCCGGCGCGCTGATCCGCTCGCTCGATCAGGTGCGCCCCTTCATCGCGCCGATCACGATTGTCGAGGAGGAAGAGCGCCGCTGGGCCGCCAATCTGGGAGACTGGCCCGATACCGGTGTGCAGGGGTTTCTGATCGAGGTCGTTGTGCCAGCGCTGCCAGTCGGGGACTATCCGGTGCTGAAACTGACGCTGCGGTACCACCTGCCCGCCGCGAACCTGCGCGATCAGGTGCGTGAAGAATTGATTCGCATCAGCATGCGCCCGGCTGCGGAAGTAACCCATCGTGTCGATGCAACCGTCAAGCACTGGCTGGAACGTCTGGTAGCGTACCGGTTGCAGGCGAGCGCATGGAAGCACGCTGCCGAAGGACGGCTTGCAGAAGCGAGTGAGCGCCTGCACATGGCTGGCACGCGCATGCTCAACGTTGGCGATACTGCGCTGGCGCATACGTTACAGCAGGAGGCGACGCGCATCCTGCGCAGCGGCGCGGCGAGCGAAGAAGGGCGCAAACGCATCCGGTTCGGCACGCGCGGGCTGATCGGACCGGTTGCCAGCGATGAACGTGAGACCGGGACATGA
- a CDS encoding PP2C family protein-serine/threonine phosphatase, whose product MSEHTPPEQPDNSPPDQSAAWWSGDDGDGTRPLDTRAVMAQADQDQRPGATEPLDDETLPRETPPAPPAIAAAAMRHIGQIRETNQDSIYTLISSIPRETGDAILGLFIVADGMGGHAGGEIASRMAVSAVARRIIADLLVPAIEGAINVSLQALMVEAVQEANRTIWDQARLIGSDMGTTCTAALLLGRSLYIGHVGDTRAYLIDARGIHQLTSDHSAVGRLIDMGQLDPSEARDHPLRSQLYRTVGQHPEIAVDLVFQPIGDATHLLLASDGLWGCVDDAAMLRIIQTIDSPQRAVRALVDAANRAGGPDNISAVLVRLV is encoded by the coding sequence ATGAGTGAACATACACCGCCTGAGCAACCTGACAACTCGCCGCCTGACCAGAGCGCGGCATGGTGGTCTGGCGACGATGGCGATGGCACACGCCCGCTGGATACGCGCGCAGTGATGGCGCAGGCCGATCAGGATCAGCGACCCGGCGCCACCGAACCGCTCGACGATGAGACACTCCCCCGTGAAACTCCACCCGCGCCGCCTGCAATTGCGGCGGCAGCCATGCGCCATATCGGCCAGATTCGTGAAACAAATCAGGACTCGATCTATACCCTGATCAGCAGCATCCCGCGCGAAACCGGCGATGCCATCCTTGGACTGTTCATTGTTGCCGACGGGATGGGCGGGCACGCAGGCGGCGAGATCGCCAGCCGCATGGCGGTCAGCGCCGTTGCACGGCGTATAATCGCCGACCTCCTCGTTCCGGCAATCGAAGGCGCGATCAACGTCTCCCTGCAGGCGCTGATGGTTGAAGCGGTTCAGGAAGCCAACCGCACGATCTGGGATCAGGCGCGGTTGATCGGCTCGGACATGGGAACAACCTGCACTGCGGCGCTTCTGCTCGGTCGCTCGCTCTATATCGGTCACGTCGGCGATACCCGCGCCTATCTGATCGATGCGCGCGGCATCCATCAGTTGACATCCGACCATTCCGCAGTGGGGCGCCTGATCGACATGGGACAGCTCGACCCGTCTGAGGCGCGCGATCACCCGCTCCGCTCCCAACTGTACCGCACCGTCGGTCAGCACCCGGAGATCGCCGTCGATCTGGTGTTCCAGCCGATCGGCGATGCGACTCATCTGCTGCTGGCGAGCGACGGTCTGTGGGGATGTGTGGACGATGCGGCAATGTTGCGGATTATTCAGACTATCGATAGCCCGCAGCGTGCGGTGCGTGCGCTGGTGGACGCGGCGAACCGCGCGGGCGGACCTGATAACATCTCGGCAGTGCTGGTCCGGCTCGTCTAG